In Deltaproteobacteria bacterium, a single genomic region encodes these proteins:
- a CDS encoding AAA family ATPase, translating into MTHPPIVSSMTNPLFYPDPPESVECIQTHISFIFIAGEMVFKVKKAVDFGFLDFTTLEKRKYYCEEEVRLNRRLARDIYLDVVEIREATGGSLALDGPGRTVEYAVRMKRIPQERMLNRLLAEGTVDDSVMDAVARKVHLFHREAETGGEIDRTGGFDTICRNHEENFEQTEEYIGTTITEGQYRFIRNYVYHFLQVNRTLFDRRVQEHRIRDCHGDLHLEHICITGDDIVIFDCIEFNKRFRYLDVAAEVSFLAMDLDYNDHPWLSDRFINSYLEYSGDRDIAMLLNFYKCYFAYVRAKVIGFKSKDTAVSPEERAKAVETASRYFDLSVRYAARPEKPIVIIMAGLMGTGKSVLARNMAPFLEAEIIRSDVVRKEMLSRKASERHYEPFGVGIYSEEISQKTYERVFELAAAAVEAGRSVIIDASFRTKAERERARRLAETLGADLYVVESVCPGDVVRKRLDRRMSDRNEASDGRWEIYHEQKARFEKIDEFPNDRHIIIDTSGSETETTREAVLRIRLPGSEVPSRR; encoded by the coding sequence ATGACACATCCCCCGATCGTATCCTCCATGACGAATCCCCTGTTCTATCCCGACCCGCCGGAGTCGGTGGAGTGCATACAGACACATATCTCTTTCATATTCATCGCCGGGGAGATGGTCTTCAAAGTCAAGAAGGCCGTCGATTTCGGGTTTCTCGATTTCACCACGCTGGAAAAACGAAAATATTACTGTGAGGAGGAGGTCCGTCTGAACCGGCGCCTGGCCCGGGACATTTACCTGGATGTCGTCGAGATCCGGGAGGCAACCGGGGGCTCCCTGGCGCTGGACGGCCCCGGCAGGACCGTAGAATATGCCGTGCGAATGAAAAGGATCCCCCAGGAACGCATGCTGAACCGCCTTCTTGCCGAGGGAACCGTTGACGACTCCGTCATGGATGCCGTCGCCCGAAAGGTGCACCTCTTTCACCGGGAAGCGGAAACGGGCGGTGAAATAGACCGTACCGGCGGGTTCGATACGATATGCCGGAACCATGAAGAGAACTTTGAACAGACCGAGGAGTATATCGGCACCACCATTACGGAAGGTCAGTACCGGTTTATCAGGAACTACGTGTATCATTTCCTTCAGGTAAACCGGACCCTCTTCGACCGGCGTGTTCAGGAACACCGGATAAGGGACTGTCACGGAGACCTCCACCTCGAGCACATCTGCATCACCGGTGATGATATCGTCATATTCGACTGCATAGAGTTCAACAAGCGTTTCCGGTATCTCGATGTCGCGGCGGAAGTCTCGTTCCTCGCCATGGACCTTGATTACAACGACCACCCGTGGTTGAGCGACCGCTTCATCAATTCCTACCTGGAATACTCTGGCGACCGGGATATCGCCATGCTCCTCAATTTTTACAAATGCTACTTCGCTTACGTCCGCGCAAAGGTCATCGGCTTCAAGAGCAAAGACACCGCTGTTTCACCGGAGGAGCGCGCAAAGGCGGTGGAAACGGCATCACGGTACTTCGACCTCTCCGTCCGCTACGCCGCCCGTCCCGAAAAGCCTATCGTGATCATCATGGCGGGTCTCATGGGAACGGGGAAAAGCGTTCTGGCCCGGAATATGGCACCGTTCCTCGAGGCCGAGATCATACGAAGTGACGTGGTAAGAAAAGAGATGCTCAGCAGGAAGGCATCGGAACGGCACTATGAACCGTTTGGTGTCGGCATCTACTCAGAAGAGATCTCTCAGAAAACCTACGAGCGAGTATTTGAACTGGCCGCGGCGGCCGTCGAAGCGGGGAGATCCGTCATCATAGACGCTTCTTTCAGAACAAAAGCGGAGCGAGAGCGTGCCCGCAGGCTTGCCGAAACTCTGGGGGCGGATCTGTATGTCGTCGAGTCGGTCTGTCCCGGGGATGTTGTCAGAAAACGCCTCGACAGGAGGATGTCCGATCGGAACGAGGCATCCGACGGCCGGTGGGAAATCTATCACGAACAGAAAGCACGGTTTGAGAAGATCGATGAATTTCCGAACGACCGGCATATCATCATTGATACGTCCGGTTCGGAAACGGAGACGACCCGGGAAGCCGTCCTGAGAATACGTCTGCCCGGATCAGAAGTTCCGTCACGCCGGTAG
- a CDS encoding outer membrane protein assembly factor BamD produces MMKYIKLLCVLLLVISLAGCHWWGKKDERLTPETLYSKGQSAYQDGDYADAITFFQRLKEEYPLSKYAITAELKIADSYFNKEDYISAELSYQDFLDFHPTNENLPYVMFQIGMCHFNQMRSIDRDQTETHRAKEAFEKLIARFPSSQYTFMAEKNLRDCRKKLAEHEFYVGNFYFKTGHYEAALKRFKEIENEYPNLGLDYKVSYYINETHKRIERQKGKKE; encoded by the coding sequence ATGATGAAGTATATAAAACTTCTCTGCGTGCTCCTCCTGGTTATCTCTCTTGCCGGGTGTCACTGGTGGGGAAAGAAGGATGAGCGCTTGACCCCGGAGACCCTCTACAGCAAGGGACAGTCAGCCTATCAGGACGGTGATTACGCCGATGCCATCACGTTCTTCCAGCGTTTGAAGGAAGAATATCCCCTCAGCAAGTACGCGATCACGGCTGAACTGAAGATAGCGGATTCCTATTTCAACAAGGAGGATTATATATCCGCGGAACTCAGCTATCAGGATTTTCTTGATTTCCATCCGACGAACGAAAATCTGCCCTACGTGATGTTTCAGATCGGCATGTGTCATTTCAACCAGATGCGCTCCATCGACCGGGACCAGACAGAAACCCATCGGGCAAAGGAAGCCTTTGAAAAGCTCATCGCCCGGTTTCCCAGCAGCCAGTATACCTTCATGGCGGAAAAGAACCTGCGTGATTGCCGGAAGAAACTGGCGGAACACGAATTCTACGTGGGTAATTTTTATTTCAAGACGGGGCATTACGAAGCGGCCCTGAAAAGATTCAAGGAGATCGAGAACGAATATCCGAATCTCGGTCTCGATTACAAGGTCAGTTATTATATCAACGAGACGCATAAGCGTATCGAACGGCAGAAGGGGAAAAAAGAATAA
- a CDS encoding MTAP family purine nucleoside phosphorylase encodes MKKVGLIGGTLFYEEASLRNIGKEHVSNRFGTADVHVSDRFIYVARHGTQPDQYIHPHVIDHPATMQALKDLGATEVIGVHSTGSLKKELKPGMIVIPDDFISLAHTATAVSNRVKHITPALDEPLRRQLYAAAEAASITVIDGGVYWQTTGPRLETRAEIRFISRFADLVGMTMASEAIVCRELDIPYASICSIDNYGNGLIEKPLNADEIRDGAQRNAKNVLAVINVYLDRRERNIS; translated from the coding sequence ATGAAAAAGGTGGGGCTCATTGGGGGAACTCTTTTCTATGAGGAAGCATCATTAAGAAACATCGGGAAGGAGCATGTTTCGAACAGGTTCGGCACAGCCGATGTTCATGTCTCCGACCGGTTCATCTATGTCGCCCGCCATGGAACACAACCAGACCAGTACATTCACCCCCATGTGATCGACCATCCCGCCACAATGCAGGCACTGAAGGACCTGGGTGCGACTGAGGTCATCGGCGTCCACTCCACAGGCTCTCTGAAGAAAGAACTGAAACCGGGCATGATCGTCATTCCCGATGATTTTATCTCCCTTGCGCACACGGCGACCGCCGTTTCCAACAGGGTAAAACACATCACTCCGGCGCTCGACGAACCTCTGCGACGGCAATTATACGCAGCGGCGGAAGCGGCATCCATAACGGTCATCGACGGGGGTGTGTACTGGCAGACAACAGGACCCCGGCTCGAAACGCGTGCCGAGATCAGGTTCATCTCCCGGTTCGCCGACCTTGTGGGAATGACCATGGCAAGCGAAGCCATTGTCTGCCGGGAACTCGATATCCCCTACGCGTCAATATGCTCCATCGACAACTACGGCAACGGGCTTATCGAAAAACCCCTTAACGCCGACGAGATACGGGACGGGGCACAACGCAACGCAAAAAACGTCCTTGCCGTCATAAACGTTTATCTTGACAGGAGGGAACGGAACATTTCGTAA
- the trxA gene encoding thioredoxin, whose translation MADNDYVTHVTDSTFESEVLRSKKPTLVDFWAPWCGPCLQMGPVVKELAAEYKDSAKVTKLNVDENPESAANYGIRGIPTILLFKNGKLEETIVGLVPKERLETALKKAL comes from the coding sequence ATGGCTGACAATGATTATGTGACGCATGTAACGGACAGCACCTTCGAAAGCGAAGTTCTCAGATCGAAGAAACCGACCCTTGTTGATTTCTGGGCGCCCTGGTGCGGCCCCTGTCTTCAGATGGGTCCTGTGGTGAAGGAACTTGCCGCGGAATATAAGGATTCGGCGAAGGTAACAAAACTGAACGTGGACGAAAACCCTGAATCTGCGGCGAACTATGGGATAAGAGGCATTCCCACGATCCTTCTTTTCAAGAACGGAAAACTCGAAGAGACCATTGTCGGGCTCGTACCGAAGGAACGCCTGGAAACGGCACTCAAGAAAGCCCTGTAA